ATACAGGCTCACCGCTGTAAAAAACATCACCCTCCGTTGGTCTGTCAAGGGCGCCAAGTATATGCAGAAAAGTGCTTTTCCCAACCCCTGAAGCACCTACAACAGCGACTGTTTCTTTTTTTGCAATTGCAAGGTTAATGCCTTTAAGAACATCCACCTCTCTCTTTTTATTGTTATATCTCTTATAAATGCCGTCTACCCTGATAAATTCCAAAATGAAACACCTTAATTTTGATATTTGATTTTTGATATTTGATTTTCTTTATTCATATCTAATTGCCTCAACAGGGTCAAGCCGTGCTGCCTGCCATGACGGATAAAGTGTTGCC
The sequence above is drawn from the Deltaproteobacteria bacterium genome and encodes:
- a CDS encoding ATP-binding cassette domain-containing protein, translating into MEFIRVDGIYKRYNNKKREVDVLKGINLAIAKKETVAVVGASGVGKSTFLHILGALDRPTEGDVFYSGEPV